One Pseudorhodoplanes sinuspersici DNA segment encodes these proteins:
- a CDS encoding DUF2778 domain-containing protein, translating into MIFATALIAAGRLLAVSVDARSDARSVVGMSSQSRGMILVSLPDSGVAVPLQVAALSDDDDVLSDTTAAISAAHAAFPPSSGSLADFTSDQLFTGSIHSFTARFEALELAKAEHIKIPTKIQDRPAIAHVPVPRVRTQLASLPPADDIGIQQDLDIPTAKTAIYDITSQTVYMPNGEKLEAHSGLGQYMDKPKYVHLKMRGATPPNTYKLRLRESLFHGVQAIRMLPLRENEMFRRNGILAHSYMLGPTGQSNGCISFKNYPKFLSAFMRGEVDHITVVARLAKPPSFYARRNIKSANAL; encoded by the coding sequence ATGATTTTCGCAACCGCGCTGATCGCGGCCGGACGGCTTTTGGCCGTCTCGGTCGATGCGCGTTCGGACGCACGCTCCGTTGTCGGCATGTCCTCACAGTCGCGCGGAATGATTCTCGTCTCACTGCCCGATAGCGGCGTCGCCGTGCCGTTGCAGGTCGCGGCCCTGTCGGATGATGATGATGTTCTCTCCGATACGACGGCTGCCATCAGCGCTGCGCATGCCGCCTTCCCACCCTCCTCCGGCAGCCTCGCCGATTTCACCAGCGATCAGCTCTTCACGGGCTCGATCCACAGCTTCACCGCACGGTTCGAAGCACTCGAGCTTGCGAAGGCCGAGCACATCAAGATCCCGACCAAGATCCAGGATCGCCCGGCCATCGCGCACGTGCCAGTCCCGCGGGTGCGGACCCAGCTCGCCTCACTGCCGCCGGCCGACGATATCGGTATCCAGCAAGATCTCGACATTCCAACCGCCAAGACCGCGATCTACGACATCACCAGTCAGACCGTGTACATGCCCAATGGTGAAAAGCTGGAAGCACATTCGGGCCTTGGCCAGTACATGGACAAACCGAAATACGTGCATCTAAAGATGCGCGGCGCGACGCCGCCGAACACCTACAAACTGCGCCTGCGGGAATCGCTGTTCCACGGCGTGCAGGCGATCCGCATGCTCCCGTTGCGCGAAAACGAGATGTTCCGCCGCAACGGCATTCTGGCTCATTCCTACATGCTGGGCCCGACCGGTCAGTCGAACGGCTGCATCTCGTTCAAGAATTATCCGAAATTTCTTTCGGCGTTCATGCGCGGCGAGGTCGATCACATCACCGTCGTGGCGCGCCTCGCCAAGCCGCCGTCATTCTACGCGCGCCGCAATATCAAGAGCGCCAACGCGCTTTAG
- a CDS encoding arylsulfatase yields the protein MTMRSSILAATAMSTLLICFANAQQNTGTPGSPGATTTIDGRYLPNPPQQFKGEISPNSAQSKPYWSALVAPPKGAPNVLLIMTDDVGFSAPSTFGGVIPTPALDRIANMGLRFTRFHTTALCSPTRAALLTGRNHHSAATGVVVDQATGFPGYNGEIPRDTVAIGEILRQNGYDTSWYGKDHNVPQWEGSQAGPFHNWPTGPIKGFDYYYGFIGDDTSQWQPNNLFRNTTPTEPYLGKPGWNLITAMADEAIGRIKMLNEVQPDRPFMIYYAPGGTHSSHHPTKEWADKISKMNLFDEGWNRQRERIFANQKKLGVIPQDAKLTAWPKDLPQWDSLSPEAKKLFIHQANIYAAYLAYTDHEIGRVIQAIEDAGKLDNTLIIYISGDNGASPEGTLNGLYSEFAVANGVHPTVEQNMKFYDAWGTDRTYPHFAVGWPWCWATPYQWTKEVASHFGGTRNGMAMAWPARIKDRGGIRHQFHHAIDIVPTILEATGLPEPVMVNGVAQRPIEGVSMAYTFDDAKAAGRRVTQYFEMFGTRAIYHDGWIASAPPIQAPWDITLTKPSPDVMNGFKWELYNIDKDWAQADNLAATIPDKLRDMQQRFIMEAEKYRVFPLDDTRLARFISPKPNYGADRTLYTYSGEISNVPFPGTGGAPSLLNRSYTITAEIEIPQGGAEGMLVTDGGRFGGYGFYLLKGRPVFTWNLLDLARVKWQGKEALAPGKHTLQFDWTYDGPGLGKGGTGTLQIDGKVVESHPMPHSFPITLPWDETFNVGLDTGTPVDDEDYQVPFRFTGKIGKLTVKLGPNEMSAAK from the coding sequence ATGACAATGCGCAGTTCAATCCTCGCCGCCACTGCAATGTCCACTCTGCTGATCTGCTTTGCAAACGCCCAGCAGAATACCGGTACGCCGGGCTCGCCCGGTGCGACGACCACCATCGACGGCAGATACCTTCCGAATCCGCCTCAACAGTTTAAGGGCGAAATTTCGCCGAATTCCGCGCAATCAAAGCCCTATTGGTCGGCGCTCGTCGCGCCGCCAAAAGGCGCACCGAATGTGCTGCTGATCATGACGGATGACGTCGGCTTCTCGGCGCCGTCGACATTTGGTGGTGTGATCCCAACACCGGCGCTCGATCGCATCGCCAACATGGGGCTGCGCTTCACGCGGTTCCACACCACCGCCTTGTGCTCGCCAACGCGCGCGGCGCTGCTGACCGGCCGCAACCATCACTCGGCTGCCACGGGCGTTGTTGTCGATCAGGCGACCGGCTTCCCCGGTTACAACGGCGAGATTCCGCGCGACACAGTCGCCATCGGCGAAATCCTGCGGCAGAACGGCTACGACACCTCGTGGTACGGCAAGGATCACAACGTGCCGCAGTGGGAGGGAAGCCAGGCGGGTCCGTTCCACAACTGGCCAACCGGACCGATCAAGGGCTTCGACTATTATTATGGCTTCATCGGCGACGACACCAGCCAGTGGCAGCCGAACAATCTGTTCCGTAACACCACGCCGACCGAGCCTTATCTGGGCAAGCCCGGCTGGAATCTGATTACCGCGATGGCCGATGAGGCGATCGGGCGCATCAAGATGCTGAACGAGGTCCAGCCCGACCGGCCGTTCATGATCTATTACGCGCCCGGCGGCACGCATTCGTCGCACCATCCGACCAAGGAGTGGGCGGACAAGATCAGCAAGATGAACCTGTTCGACGAGGGCTGGAACAGGCAGCGAGAGCGCATCTTCGCCAACCAGAAGAAGCTCGGCGTAATCCCGCAGGATGCGAAGCTCACGGCTTGGCCGAAAGACCTCCCGCAATGGGACTCGCTCTCGCCTGAGGCGAAGAAACTCTTCATCCACCAGGCCAACATCTATGCGGCCTATCTCGCTTACACCGATCACGAGATCGGCCGCGTGATCCAGGCGATCGAGGACGCCGGCAAGCTCGACAACACGCTGATCATCTACATCAGCGGCGATAACGGTGCGAGCCCGGAAGGCACGCTCAATGGTCTGTACAGCGAGTTCGCGGTCGCGAATGGTGTGCATCCGACCGTCGAGCAGAACATGAAGTTCTACGACGCCTGGGGCACTGATCGGACCTATCCGCATTTCGCGGTGGGCTGGCCCTGGTGCTGGGCCACGCCGTACCAGTGGACCAAGGAAGTGGCCTCGCATTTCGGCGGCACGCGCAACGGCATGGCGATGGCTTGGCCCGCACGCATCAAGGATCGGGGCGGTATTCGCCACCAGTTCCATCATGCCATCGACATCGTCCCCACGATCCTAGAAGCAACCGGCCTTCCGGAGCCGGTGATGGTCAATGGCGTGGCTCAGCGGCCGATCGAAGGCGTCAGCATGGCGTATACCTTCGACGATGCCAAGGCGGCCGGGCGCCGGGTGACACAGTACTTCGAGATGTTCGGCACCCGCGCGATCTACCATGACGGCTGGATCGCCTCTGCACCGCCGATCCAGGCTCCGTGGGACATCACGCTGACGAAGCCGTCCCCCGATGTCATGAACGGCTTCAAGTGGGAGCTTTACAACATCGACAAGGACTGGGCGCAGGCCGACAACCTCGCCGCCACGATACCCGACAAGCTGCGCGATATGCAGCAGCGCTTCATCATGGAGGCGGAGAAGTACCGTGTGTTCCCGCTCGACGATACGCGGCTTGCGCGATTCATTTCGCCAAAGCCAAATTACGGAGCCGACCGGACCCTGTACACCTACTCGGGTGAAATCTCGAACGTGCCATTCCCGGGGACGGGCGGTGCACCGAGTCTTCTGAATCGCTCCTACACCATCACCGCCGAGATCGAGATTCCTCAAGGCGGCGCTGAGGGCATGCTGGTTACCGACGGCGGCCGCTTCGGCGGCTACGGCTTCTATCTGCTCAAGGGCCGGCCAGTGTTCACCTGGAATCTTCTCGACCTTGCTCGGGTGAAATGGCAGGGCAAGGAGGCGCTCGCTCCTGGCAAGCACACGCTTCAGTTCGACTGGACGTATGACGGCCCTGGACTTGGCAAGGGCGGCACCGGCACCCTTCAGATCGACGGCAAGGTGGTGGAGAGCCATCCCATGCCGCACAGCTTTCCCATCACGTTGCCTTGGGATGAAACCTTCAATGTCGGGCTCGACACCGGCACCCCGGTGGACGACGAGGACTATCAGGTGCCGTTCCGCTTCACCGGCAAGATCGGCAAGCTGACGGTGAAGCTCGGACCAAATGAAATGTCAGCCGCGAAATAA